ACGTCGTCAAGGAGTTCGGCGGCGTCAAGGTCGTGACCGACCGGATGAGCGCGCCCTACCTGGGCGGCGCCTCCATCGACTTCGTCGACACCATCGAGAAGCAGGGCTTCACCATCGACAACCCGAACGCCACGGGCTCCTGCGCCTGCGGCGACTCGTTCCACTGAACCCTGCCGCGCGAGCGCATCGCGAAGGCATGACGAAGGCGGTGACCCCCCACGGGTCACCGCCTTCGTCCGTTATGTGCCGTTCCGTGCCGCCTGGACGGGGCGCCTGCTCAGCCCTTCCGTACCTGCGCGCCTGTGGCGTCCACCACCTTGCGGTCCCCGAGGGGCTGGTGCAGCGTCACAGTCTTCTCGATCTTCTTGGCGATCATCACGCAGGCCTTGCCCGGGTCCTTCTGGTGCTGGGACACCGTCACGGTCACCTTGTCGCCGGTCTCGGCCGCGGACGCTGTGTAGTCGGTGCAGACCCCACCCCAGAACTGCACGGTCAGCGACCGGCCGTTCGCGGTGTACGAGGAGAGGTGCACGCCCTTGCCGCCGGGCCGGACCGGCTCCGCTGTGCCGGACGGGTTCCCGCCCGTCAGGTAGGCCGGGTCAACGGCCGGATACGTCACCGTGAAGCTGTCCTGCGCACCCTGCGGGCGCACCTCGAAGAGCCAGGACGGCACGAGGGCCTGGTGGCCCGCGACCAGGTGCGCGGCGAGTCCGAACGCGGCGCCCTTCACCGGCACCACCCGCGCGGACGGGCTCGGCCCCGAACCCGCGTCGGCCCCGGCGCCGGTGCCGTCCAGGTGCACGCACCCCTGCCGCGGGGTCGGCTGCCCCTTCTGGGGCATGACGGTCCCGCAGCCGCCCCCGCCGGGGGCGACCGTGCCGTGCCGGCTCTTGTTCAGCAGCTTCAGGGTCTCCTCGGCGCCCAGCACGGGGTACGTCTCGCCCTTCGACGGCGCCAGCATCCGGCCGCTGCCGCCGACCACGGTGCCGTTCCCGCCGACCCGGATGCCGGTCGACCAGCCATACGTGGGCAGGCCGCCCACCTCGGGGTCGGCGTTCACCACCCGCTCGGCGCCCATCGTCTGGGTGGTGTCGAGCTTCGCGCCGTCCTGGCCGACGGCCTTCAGCACCGGCGCCGCCGCCGCCCGCGCGGCCTGCTCGCTCACCGCGGGGCCCGTGCCGGACGGGCTGGAGGAGCACTCCTTCCCGCGCGGGCAGTCGTCGCTGCCGCCGGCCGTGTACCGGGCGAACGTCCAGGTGCCCGGAGTCTGCGCCGTGACCCGCAGCACGGGTCCGGAGCCGTCCTTGCCGGAGCCCACCTGCCAGCTCCCGCCGGACATCCGGGGGGTGCCGGCGACGCCCAGCGCCTTGGCCAGCTTCGCCACCTCGTCCGCGGGGACCGACCCCTGGGCGTGGTAGACCGGCGCCGAGGACGGCCCCTTGGGCAGGGCCGCGTCGAGGCGGTACGTCACGCCGTTCGGGTCGGGCTCGCCGGGGGCGATGCCGGCTCCGCCGGAGGATCCGTTGCCGGCCGATCCGGAGCCATCTCCGGTTCCGGACCCGGTTCCGTGCCCGTCCTCGCTGTACCCGTCGAGGGCGAGCGGCGGGGGATGGCCGTCGCCGGACGCGCCCGAGGAACCCTGCCCGTCGGGTGTCGTGGCCGCGACATACGCGCCGCCACCCCCGGCCAGCAGGACCGCGGCGGCCACGACGGCGATCGCGATCCGTTTCCTGTGCGGCCGTTTCCCGCCCGGATCCCCTGAGTCCTCGCCGGGCGGCGGGCCGCCGGGGCCGCCGGGGCCGCCCCGGCCTCCGGAACCGTCGGGGCCACCGGATTCGCCGTCGCGGGCGGCGCCGCTGTGCACTCGGTGCGTCCCGGCGTCCTGCGGCCGGTCGTCCGCTCCGTCGTCATGAACTGGTTGCTCGGTGCTCACGCCTTCGCTCCTTGGTTCGCCGTGCCGTCCTCCGCCCCGAATACGCTGCGCGACCCCGGCCGCGGGCCGCGCCTCTTCGCGGGGGACGCCAATTCGACGCCGGGGCGGCGCGAGCGGTTCCCCGGCCGTGCTCCAACCGGGTGCCAGATGGCGCTATTTGGGTGAACCTGGAGCGGAGGGCGGGGCTCCGGTGAGCTGGGCGGTGACCTGGGCGTGAGCCCCGCGATCCCGAACGTGAGGCGGGTCGCCCGGGGCGTCAGTCCCCGTAGTCGGACATCGCGTCCAGCAGGCGGGCGGAGCCCGGGGGCACCACGATCCGGTGGATGCGCGACGGCGGCACTGGGCGCGGCGCGGTGGCCGGCGGAGCCACCCAGTGCGGCACCATGCGGGCGCAGTCGCCGCGCAGCGCGGCGAGCCCTGTGCTCCTGGCGGACGAACCCTGGTCCGGACCCTCGGAGTCAGTCATAGCGGAACGGTATGCAGTGCCTGACCGCGAAGAAAGCCCTGGTATCAGTTATTTTTGAGTCAGTACCGATCGAATGAGACGATTAACCGGTCGGACGGGACGACTAATCGGACGAGCCGATAGGGTGCCGTGGCACTGCCCCACAGCGGCCCGCCCGGCAGCACCACGCTACGGCTCCGGTTCAGGTACCCCCGCGGGGTTCCGCCGCTCAGCGGCCCGTCGTGTCAGAGTGCCGTGTCCGGGTCACGACGCCCAGCCCACCGATTCCCGCAGGAGCATCCGCCGTGCGCATCGCAGTCACCGGCTCCATCGCCACCGACCACCTCATGACGTTCCCTGGCCGCTTCGCCGACCAGTTCATCGCGGACCAGCTCCACACGGTCTCCCTGTCCTTCCTCGTCGACGCCCTCGACGTGCGCCGCGGTGGCGTCGCCCCGAACATCTGCTTCGGCATGGGGCAGCTCGGCGCCTCCCCGATCCTGGTGGGTGCCGCGGGCGCCGACTTCGAGGAGTACCGCGCCTGGCTGGAGCGGCACGGCGTCGACACCGCCTCCGTGCACATCTCCGATGTGCTGCACACCGCCCGGTTCGTGTGCACCACCGACGCCGACCACAACCAGATCGGCTCCTTCTACGCCGGTGCCATGAGCGAGGCGCGTCTCATCGAGCTGAAGGCCGTGGCCGACCGGGTGCAGGGTCTTGAGCTGGTACACATCGGTGCCGACGACCCGGAGGCGATGCTGCGGCACACCGAGGAGTGCCGGTCGCGCTCCATCCCGTTCGCCGCGGACTTCTCCCAGCAGATCGCCCGCATGGACGGGGACGAGATCCGGGCGCTGATGGACGGGGCCGCCTACCTCTTCTCCAACGAGTACGAGAAGGGCCTCATCGAGTCCAAGACCGGCTGGAGCGACGAGGAGATCCTGGGCAAGGTCGGTTACCGCATCACCACCCTCGGGGCACGCGGCGTCCGCATCGACGCCGCCGGCGAGGAGCCGATCGAGGTCGGCGTCCCGCAGGAGGAGGCCAAGGCGGACCCGACCGGCGTGGGTGACGCCTTCCGCGCCGGGTTCCTCTCCGGTATCGCCTGGGGCGTCAGCCTTGAGCGGGCCGCCCAGCTCGGCTGCATGCTCGCCACCCTGGTCATCGAGACCGTCGGCACCCAGGAGTACGAGCTCCGCCGGGACCACTTCATGGTCCGCTTCACCAAGGCGTACGGCGAGGAGGCGGCAGCGGAGGTCAACGACCACCTCACCCGCGTCCTGCCCCAGGCGTAACCCGACCTTTCCGTGGGGGTTCGCCCCGGCTGACGTAAGGGGCGCGGGGAACTGCGCGACAAGCCCCGACTGGGGGCACCTCCCACGCCCTTCAGGCAGTGGGGGACGTCGGGTCGCCACCGTCCCAAGGGGGCAGTCTCTGCCGCATCCGGGCCACCGGCCGGTGGGGCTGCTCGCGCAGTTCCCCGCGCCCCCAAGGCGGGCCGGGGCGCAGCCCCAAGAGGGCGCCCTCAGACGAGTCGCCGCACCACGTAAGCGGCACCCCGCTCCGCGGCCTCCTCCCCGACGAACTCCTGCCCCCGCATGCCGCACCACGCCGGAATGTCCAGGCGGGCCGCCTGATCGTCCGCGAGCACCGTCACCGTCCCCCCGACCGGAACCTCGCCGATCGCCCGCGCCAGCTCGATCACCGGAATCGGGCAGAGCTTGCCCAGCGAGTCCACGACCAGCGAGCCGGGCTCCCCGCCCGCCACCCGGACCGCAGGCCCGGGCGCGCCGCCCGCCTCCGGCGCCACCGGCCCGACCGGCGCCAGCCGGGCCCGCACCGCGGACACCGCACGCGGCAGCACCGCGAGGAACCGGTCCACGTCCGCGGGCTCCACGTCGAGCGGGAGTGACACCCGGACGTTGCCCTCGCTCAGCACCCCCATCGCCTTGAGCACATGGCTCGGCGTCAGGGTGCTGCTGGTGCACGACGACCCGGACGACACCGAGAACCCCGCCCGGTCCAGCTCGTGCAGCAACGCCTCCCCATCGACATGGAGGCACGAGAAGGTCACCAGGTGCGGCAGCCGGCGCACCGGGTCGCCCACCACCTGCACGTCCGGCACCAGCTCGGGCACCCGGGTCCGGATGCGCTCCGTCAGCTCCCGCAGGCGCCCGCTCTGCGCGGCGGCCTCGGACCGGACGGCGCGCAGAGCGGCCGCGGCGGCCACGATCGCCGGAACGTTCTCGAAGCCCGCCGCACGCCCCGACTCGCGCTCGTCCCGCGGGCCTTCCGGAGCGAATCGGACACCCTTGCGCACGACGAGCAGCCCGACGCCGGGCGGCCCGCCCCACTTGTGCGCGCTCGCCGCGAGCAGCGACCAGCCGCCCGGCACCGGACCCCACGGCAGCGACTGCGCCGCGTCCACCAGCAGCGGCACCCCGGCGGCACGGCACGCCTCGGCCGCCTCCTGAACCGGCTGGACGGTGCCCACCTCGTGGTTGGCCGACTGCAGGCACGCCAGCGCCGTGCCGTCGCGCAGCGCCGCGGCGAACTCCCCGGCGGACACGGCCCCGGAGCGGTCCACCGGCACCTCGGTGACCGCGCCGCCGTCCGCCTGGTGCGACTCGGCGCCGTGCAGCACCGCCGAGTGCTCCACCGCCGAGACGACCAGGTGGCGCCCGACGCGGCGGCGGCCCGCCAGGGCGCCGGCCACCGCCGCGTGCAGGGCCCGCGTGCCCGAGGACGTGAAGACCAGCTCGTCGGGGCGGCAGCCCACCGCCTCGGCCGCGGCCTCGCGCGCCGCGTCGAGCAGCAACCGGGCGCGGCGGCCCTCGCGGTACAGCCGGGAAGGGTCCGCCCACCCGTCGTCCAGGGCGGCGCCCAGGGCCTCGCGGGCCACGGGATGCAGGGGGGCGGTGGAGGCGACGTCGAAGTACGGCACGATTCGTACGGTAGCCGGGACGGACGGCGCGCGGTGCCGGCAAGGCGCGGGCGTCCCCGCGGCGGCCGGTCCGGCACGCGGAAAGGGGTCCGCGGACCCCGTCGGGCGGCGGGCGCGGCGCGTTGGGCACCCTCCCCGCGCAGGCGGAAACAGCGTCCAGTAGGGTTTGCCCCGCATAAACATCCAAACCCCTGCCCGCCGCAGGACGGCGAACGACCAGCGAGAAGGCGCAGCCGAACGCGCGGGCGAGACTCTCGGGAAGGCGCTACGTGAGTCCCAACGGCTCCGACGTCCCCCGCGCCTCGTCGGGCGCGGGCGGTACCCCCACCTCGCCGCCGCGTCCGATGCGGCGGAAGCTGCTGCAGGTGCTGCCTGTGGGCCTGATCCTTGTCGCAGCCACCGGTTGCTCGTACAAGGATTTCCCCCGCCTCGGAATGCCCACGCCGGCCACGGAGGAGGCTCCGCGCGTCCTCTCCCTCTGGCAGGGTTCCTGGGCTGCGGCGCTCGCCGTGGGTGTGCTGGTCTGGGGCCTGATCCTGTGGGCGGTCGTCTTCCACCGGCGCAGCCGCACCAAGGTCGAGGTTCCCCCGCAGACCCGGTACAACATGCCGCTTGAGGCGCTGTACACGGTGGTACCGATCATCATCGTCGCGGTGCTCTTCTACTTCACCGCACGCGACGAGTCGAAGCTCCTCGACCTCTCCGACAAGCCCAAGCACACCATCAACGTGGTCGGGTTCCAGTGGAGCTGGGGCTTCAACTACGTCGAGCCCGTGCCGGGCGTGACGGGCAGCGCGAAGTCGGCCAAGGAGCTCTCCGACATCCCGGACCGCTTCAAGGACGACTTCCCGGCGAACGCCGGCGGCGTCTACGACGTCGGCACCCCGGCCACGCGCAACCCGCAGACGAACAACCCGGGCCCCACACTCTGGCTCCCCAAGGGCGAGAAGGTCCGCTTCGTGCTGACGTCCCGGGACGTCATCCACTCCTTCTGGGTGCTGCCCTTCCTCATGAAGGAGGACGTCATCCCGGGCCACACCAACGCCTTCGAGGTGACCCCCAACAGGGAGGGCACCTTCCGCGGAAAGTGTGCCGAGCTGTGCGGCGTCGACCACTCCCGGATGCTCTTCAACGTGAAGGTCGTCTCCCCCGAGCGGTACGAGCAGCACCTGAAGGACCTCGCCAAGAAGGGGCAGACCGGTTACGTCCCGGCCGGTATCGCGCAGACGGGTCATGAGAAGAACCGGGAGACACACAACCTGTGAGCATCCTCAACGAACCTCAGGGTGCCGCGGCAGCGGAGGACTCGTACGAGCGCCAGCTGCCGGTCCGGCAGAAGCAGCCTGGCATCGCCGTCGTCAAGTGGCTCACCACCACTGACCACAAGACGATCGGCACGCTCTACCTGGCCACGTCGTTCGCGTTCTTCCTCATCGGCGGTGTGCTCGCGCTCTTCATGCGCGCCGAGCTCGCCCGTCCGGGTGAGCAGATCATGTCGAACGAGCAGTTCAACCAGGCGTTCACGATGCACGGCACGATCATGCTGCTGATGTTCGCGACGCCGCTGTTCGCCGGCTTCGCGAACTGGATCATGCCGCTCCAGATCGGCTCGCCCGACGTGGCCTTCCCGCGGCTGAACATGTTCGCCTACTGGCTGTACCTGTTCGGCTCGCTGATCGCGGTGGGCGGATTCCTCACCCCGGACGGCGCGGCGGACTTCGGCTGGTTCGCCTACTCGCCGCTGTCCGACGCGGTCCGCTCGCCGGGCATCGGCGCCGACATGTGGATCATGGGCCTGGCCTTCTCCGGCTTCGGCACCATCCTCGGCTCGGTCAACTTCATCACCACCATCATCTGCATGCGCGCTCCCGGCATGACGATGTTCCGCATGCCGATCTTCGTGTGGAACGTGCTGCTGACCGGTGTGCTGGTGCTGCTGGCCTTCCCCGTGCTGGCCGCCGCGCTGCTGGCCCTGGAGGCCGACCGCAAGTTCGGGGCACACGTCTTCGACGCGGCCAACGGCGGAGCACTGCTATGGCAACACCTCTTCTGGTTCTTCGGCCATCCAGAGGTGTACATCATCGCCTTGCCCTTCTTCGGGATCATCTCCGAGGTGATCCCGGTGTTCAGCAGGAAGCCGATGTTCGGCTACGGCAGCCTGATCGGTGCCACCATCGCCATCGCGGGCCTGTCCGTGACGGTGTGGGCGCACCACATGTACGTCACCGGTGGTGTGCTGCTGCCGTTCTTCTCGTTCATGACCTTCCTGATCGCCGTACCGACCGGTGTGAAGTTCTTCAACTGGCTGGGCACGATGTGGAAGGGCTCGTTGTCGTTCGAGACACCGATGCTCTGGTCCGTCGGCTTCCTGATCACCTTCCTCTTCGGTGGTCTGACCGGCATCATCCTGGCCTCGCCGCCGATGGACTTCCACGTCTCCGACTCGTACTTCGTGGTGGCGCACTTCCACTACGTGGTGTTCGGCACCGTCGTCTTCGCGATGTTCGCGGGCTTCCACTTCTGGTGGCCCAAGTGGACCGGCAAGATGCTGGACGAGCGGCTCGGCAAGATCACCTTCTGGACGCTGTTCTGCGGCTTCCATGGCACGTTCCTCGTCCAGCACTGGCTGGGCGTCGAGGGCATGCCGCGCCGGTACGCGGACTACCTCGCGGCCGACGGCTTCACCGCCCTGAACACCGTCTCCACCATCAGCGCCTTCGTCCTGGGCCTGTCGGTGCTGCCGTTCCTCTACAACGTCTGGAAGACGGCGAAGTACGGCGAGAAGGTCGAGGTCGACGACCCCTGGGGCTACGGCAGGTCGCTGGAGTGGGCGACGAGCTGCCCGCCGCCGCGGCACAACTTCGTGACGCTGCCGCGGATCCGCAGCGAGTCGCCCGCCTTCGACCTGCACCACCCGGAGATCGCCGAACTCGACCAGCTTGAGAACGTCGGCGCGGGCGTGCCGGCGGGCGTCACGGGCGGCAAGGAGGCCGGACAGTGAAGATCCAGGGCAAGATGTTCCTCTGGCTGGCGGCCTTCATCCTGATCATGGCCATCGTCTACGGCGTGTGGTCGAAGGAGCCGGCCGGCACCACGGCGCTCTTCCTGGCGTTCGGCCTGAGCGTCATGATCGGCTACTACCTGGCCTTCACGGCCCGCAGGATCGACGCGGGCGCGCAGGACAACAAGGACGCCGACGTCGCGGACGACGCCGGCGAGGTGGGCTTCTTCAGCCCGCACAGCTGGCAGCCGCTCGCCCTGGCGACCGGCGGTGCGCTGGCCTTCCTGGGCATCATCTTCGGCTGGTGGCTGCTGTACTTCTCGGCCCCGATCATCCTGATCGGCCTGTACGGCTGGGTCTTCGAGTACTACCGGGGCGAGAACCAGAACCAGTAGCGCACGAAGCGAAGCGGGCACCGACCCTTTAGCACGCCGGAGGCACATCGGACCCGGACACTCCACGGTGAGTGTCCGGGTCCACCCGTATGCCCCCGCGGGAATCCCCCGTTCGGCTCACCGGCCGCGCCGCCGCCCGGGAACGTTCCTAGCGTGAACACATGAACCAGTCAGCGCGAACCCGCATGGTATGGAGCTGCGCCCTGCTGGCGGCCGCCCTCGGCACCGCCACGGCCTGCGACTCCGGTAACCCGCTCTCGGCCGAGCCCTACGACGCGGCGCGTCAGATCGCGTTCAACGGCGTGCAGGACGGCAAGGCCGACCCGGGCAAGCCCCTGGAGATCACCTCGAACGGCAGCGGGGGACGCATCACCGACGTCACGGCCGTCGACGAGAGCGGCCGGTACATAGCCGGCCGGCTCTCCGGCGACGGCCGCCAGTGGCACAGTACGGGACCACTGGCCGCCGGTGCCCGCTACACCGTCAGGGTCAGCACGGAGAACGACGACGGGGAGCCGGGCCGCAAGGTCCTCACCGTCGGCACCGGCGACCCGGCCCAGAAGACCGCCCTCAAGGTCGCGTTCGGCCCCAAGGCGGGGGAGTACGGCGTCGGCCAGCCCGTCGTCGCCAAGCTCAGCGCCCCGATCAAGGACCGGGCCGCGAGGATCGCGGTGGAGCGCGGCCTGAAGGTGGACGCCCAGCCCGCCGTGGAGGGCAGCTGGTACTGGGTGGACGAGAAGACCCTGCACTACCG
The nucleotide sequence above comes from Streptomyces sp. TS71-3. Encoded proteins:
- a CDS encoding cytochrome c oxidase subunit 4 — its product is MKIQGKMFLWLAAFILIMAIVYGVWSKEPAGTTALFLAFGLSVMIGYYLAFTARRIDAGAQDNKDADVADDAGEVGFFSPHSWQPLALATGGALAFLGIIFGWWLLYFSAPIILIGLYGWVFEYYRGENQNQ
- a CDS encoding cysteine desulfurase/sulfurtransferase TusA family protein encodes the protein MPYFDVASTAPLHPVAREALGAALDDGWADPSRLYREGRRARLLLDAAREAAAEAVGCRPDELVFTSSGTRALHAAVAGALAGRRRVGRHLVVSAVEHSAVLHGAESHQADGGAVTEVPVDRSGAVSAGEFAAALRDGTALACLQSANHEVGTVQPVQEAAEACRAAGVPLLVDAAQSLPWGPVPGGWSLLAASAHKWGGPPGVGLLVVRKGVRFAPEGPRDERESGRAAGFENVPAIVAAAAALRAVRSEAAAQSGRLRELTERIRTRVPELVPDVQVVGDPVRRLPHLVTFSCLHVDGEALLHELDRAGFSVSSGSSCTSSTLTPSHVLKAMGVLSEGNVRVSLPLDVEPADVDRFLAVLPRAVSAVRARLAPVGPVAPEAGGAPGPAVRVAGGEPGSLVVDSLGKLCPIPVIELARAIGEVPVGGTVTVLADDQAARLDIPAWCGMRGQEFVGEEAAERGAAYVVRRLV
- the coxB gene encoding cytochrome c oxidase subunit II, which gives rise to MSPNGSDVPRASSGAGGTPTSPPRPMRRKLLQVLPVGLILVAATGCSYKDFPRLGMPTPATEEAPRVLSLWQGSWAAALAVGVLVWGLILWAVVFHRRSRTKVEVPPQTRYNMPLEALYTVVPIIIVAVLFYFTARDESKLLDLSDKPKHTINVVGFQWSWGFNYVEPVPGVTGSAKSAKELSDIPDRFKDDFPANAGGVYDVGTPATRNPQTNNPGPTLWLPKGEKVRFVLTSRDVIHSFWVLPFLMKEDVIPGHTNAFEVTPNREGTFRGKCAELCGVDHSRMLFNVKVVSPERYEQHLKDLAKKGQTGYVPAGIAQTGHEKNRETHNL
- the ctaD gene encoding cytochrome c oxidase subunit I; the protein is MSILNEPQGAAAAEDSYERQLPVRQKQPGIAVVKWLTTTDHKTIGTLYLATSFAFFLIGGVLALFMRAELARPGEQIMSNEQFNQAFTMHGTIMLLMFATPLFAGFANWIMPLQIGSPDVAFPRLNMFAYWLYLFGSLIAVGGFLTPDGAADFGWFAYSPLSDAVRSPGIGADMWIMGLAFSGFGTILGSVNFITTIICMRAPGMTMFRMPIFVWNVLLTGVLVLLAFPVLAAALLALEADRKFGAHVFDAANGGALLWQHLFWFFGHPEVYIIALPFFGIISEVIPVFSRKPMFGYGSLIGATIAIAGLSVTVWAHHMYVTGGVLLPFFSFMTFLIAVPTGVKFFNWLGTMWKGSLSFETPMLWSVGFLITFLFGGLTGIILASPPMDFHVSDSYFVVAHFHYVVFGTVVFAMFAGFHFWWPKWTGKMLDERLGKITFWTLFCGFHGTFLVQHWLGVEGMPRRYADYLAADGFTALNTVSTISAFVLGLSVLPFLYNVWKTAKYGEKVEVDDPWGYGRSLEWATSCPPPRHNFVTLPRIRSESPAFDLHHPEIAELDQLENVGAGVPAGVTGGKEAGQ
- a CDS encoding carbohydrate kinase family protein; this encodes MRIAVTGSIATDHLMTFPGRFADQFIADQLHTVSLSFLVDALDVRRGGVAPNICFGMGQLGASPILVGAAGADFEEYRAWLERHGVDTASVHISDVLHTARFVCTTDADHNQIGSFYAGAMSEARLIELKAVADRVQGLELVHIGADDPEAMLRHTEECRSRSIPFAADFSQQIARMDGDEIRALMDGAAYLFSNEYEKGLIESKTGWSDEEILGKVGYRITTLGARGVRIDAAGEEPIEVGVPQEEAKADPTGVGDAFRAGFLSGIAWGVSLERAAQLGCMLATLVIETVGTQEYELRRDHFMVRFTKAYGEEAAAEVNDHLTRVLPQA